A part of Leishmania braziliensis MHOM/BR/75/M2904 complete genome, chromosome 30 genomic DNA contains:
- a CDS encoding putative glutamyl-tRNA synthetase, whose translation MRRFIPTHMLINIHLKALTLSNTYFTAASHVEENEKLQISNAVKGKVVTRFPPEASGFLHIGHAKAALLNRMLADMYEGKMLFRFDDTNPSKEKEHFEAAIEEDLNTLGVPYDVGPTYSSDYFDLMFAKAEDMIKRGLAYCDQTPREEMQKCRFDGIPTKYRDASVEENMRLWNEMKKGTEEGQITCLRAKISIDDPNKAMRDPVMYRVNLTPHSRHGTKQVAYPTYDFCCPLVDSVEGVTHALRTNEYHDRNAQYYWFCDAMGIRKPTIEDFSRLNMEYSVMSKRKLTKLVDTHVVDGWDDPRLPTVRALVRRGMKIEALRQFVSEQGMSKSVNFMEWSKIWYFNTQILDPTSPRYTVVSNTLKVRCTVEGQKHMEAERKLLHKKNPSMGEKTYYKSDVIFLDAEDVALIKDGDEVTLMDWGNAYVKDIKRPSADALPTEATIILHPEGDVKKTKFKFTWVPESDKALVFTLNEYDHLLTKKKPDPEEDIDDIIASTSCYSQKVIGEEALSVVKKGDIVQLERRGYYIVDDDQAERVLIAIPDGRDKVNHLSAKAQYLKTVPKKASAADELAAKRAAKAAKKAAQKAAAKNS comes from the coding sequence ATGAGAAGATTTATACCTACCCATATGTTGATCAATATCCACTTGAAGGCTCTAACGCTGAGCAACACCTACTTCACAGCAGCTTCCCATGTagaggaaaacgagaagCTCCAGATCTCTAATGCTGTGAAGGGTAAGGTGGTGACTCGCTTCCCTCCAGAGGCTAGCGGGTTCCTGCATATCGGCCACGCGAAGGCTGCGCTTCTTAACCGCATGCTGGCGGATATGTACGAGGGAAAGATGCTCTTCCGTTTCGATGATACGAACCCGtcgaaggaaaaggagcacTTTGAAGCGGCCATCGAGGAGGACCTCAACACTCTGGGTGTGCCGTACGATGTTGGACCAACATATTCATCGGATTATTTTGATCTGATGTTCGCAAAGGCGGAGGACATGATCAAGCGTGGCTTGGCGTACTGTGATCAGACACCGCGGGAGGAGATGCAGAAGTGCCGCTTCGACGGTATTCCGACAAAGTACCGTGATGCGTCTGTGGAGGAGAACATGCGCCTGTGGAATGAGATGAAGAAGGGAACCGAGGAAGGCCAGATCACGTGCCTGCGTGCCAAGATTTCTATTGACGACCCCAACAAGGCGATGCGGGACCCTGTCATGTACCGTGTGAATCTCACTCCACACTCTCGTCACGGGACGAAACAGGTGGCATACCCGACTTATGACTTCTGCTGTCCTCTCGTGGACTCGGTCGAGGGTGTAACCCACGCTCTTCGCACGAATGAGTATCATGATCGCAATGCCCAGTACTACTGGTTCTGTGACGCTATGGGAATCCGAAAGCCGACTATTGAAGACTTCTCGCGGCTGAATATGGAGTACTCAGTGATGTCAAAGCGAAAGCTGACGAAACTGGTCGACACACACGTGGTGGACGGGTGGGATGACCCGCGGCTCCCGACGGTGCgcgcgctggtgcgccgcgGTATGAAGATTGAGGCGCTTCGCCAGTTTGTATCGGAGCAAGGCATGTCCAAGAGCGTGAACTTCATGGAGTGGTCGAAGATCTGGTACTTTAATACGCAGATTCTCGACCCCACAAGCCCCCGCTACACGGTTGTGTCGAACACGCTGAAGGTTCGCTGCACTGTGGAGGGGCAGAAGCACATGGAGGCTGAAAGAAAGCTGCTTCACAAGAAGAACCCCAGCATGGGCGAGAAGACGTACTACAAGTCAGATGTTATCTTTCTGGACGCTGAGGACGTGGCGCTCATCAAggacggcgacgaggtgACGCTGATGGACTGGGGCAATGCGTACGTCAAGGACATAAAGCGTCCGAGCGCCGATGCTTTGCCTACTGAGGCCACGATCATTTTACACCCAGAGGGCGATGTCAAGAAGACGAAGTTCAAGTTCACATGGGTGCCCGAGAGCGACAAGGCCTTGGTTTTCACTTTGAACGAATACGATCATCTCTTGACGAAGAAGAAACCGGACCCAGAGGAGGATATTGATGACATCATTGCATCTACCTCCTGCTACTCACAGAAGGTCATTGGCGAAGAGGCGCTTTCGGTTGTGAAGAAGGGTGACATTGTCCAGTTGGAGCGCCGCGGCTACTACATCGTCGACGACGACCAGGCAGAGAGGGTACTAATCGCGATTCCGGATGGCCGTGACAAGGTGAACCACCTTTCCGCCAAGGCGCAGTACCTGAAGACAGTGCCGAAGAAAGCGTCCGCTGCTGACGAGCTGGCGGCTAAGCGCGCAGCCAAGGCAGCGAAGAAGGCAGCGCAGAAGGCAGCGGCGAAGAACAGCTAG
- a CDS encoding putative ATP-dependent RNA helicase translates to MPKKAAISFADLGLGAPLPRVLAKSRDERRKEQRIEKKERKDRTREAMAEVATARDIVAQHKRFVEAETAQARKLKEMHKRELRVEHLKARSKREESERQRTTQLRVRQEEIITELKATRREEEAEIQRVRALLERDTAERAKVAPINVHIDVHRTDEVKQQRAGLPVLREEQPIMEAINETRRTCVLVCGETGSGKTTQIPQFLWEAGYGHPESHTFGREGRILVTEPRRVAAVSMARRVAEELNAPFGEEVCYHVRYDNNLSDKCKLKFATEGIVLKEIQSDFLLRKYSVIVIDEAHERSISCDILIGLLSRIVPLRNDLFEEELRKHHGDVDKTSIKPLKLVIMSATMRVTDFKDNRMLFPIVPPLINVEARRYPVTNHFARRTELKEYVNQAFEKVRQMHKKLPPGGILVFLCTQQEIEDLCDRLRRHYATTKIEYCDNAYSKHRLLTGRSQEETAAASSDNDDDDAATAGEAEEKDEYGLHTADYALDDEDMTSGNSEEVETVREGRLRRPPQPRDGKGKRIRGESGAQLAGRDPWGRSGEERRAAAEGVTTFPGEEEEEVNGEYDTLHVLPLYALLDFQKQQEVFKPPLKGTRLCVVATNVAETSITIPNIKYVVDAGRAKSKVIDEETKASCFRIEWTSQASAEQRSGRAGRVGPGHCYRLYSTAVYANLMARHGDPEVLRTPLDSVVLLMKHIGVKNVGGFPFPSPPRESDLKAALQHLSVIGALDAAHNYNITELGRHLVAYPVPPRFARALFEVLKQQKAQSSEVQDMVAAIVAVATTTANVFTGEGNQLKAKKLDERADTPMDPRQAHIRSLVSPGSDLVTYLNAFYAYRSDPWRSCGMFCLVSKSMHDANLLYTQLRSHMRQHCRSQDELVDTLDESEATIPEKDEQKLGSCHSGVCPLPRETELLLRQVFIPGLMDQVARRATVHECRSLGVVYNDKRATKTPYLVLGVNRTIAYIHPTSAVARTFPPPEYVIFGFLQKVHRSDTKETQAMMMGVTVVMPEWLRAYGFEEEAE, encoded by the coding sequence ATgccgaagaaggcggcgatATCATTCGCGGATCTCGGCCTGGGGGCCCCGCTGCCCAGGGTTCTGGCAAAGTCCCGCGACGAGCGACGGAAGGAGCAGCGGAtcgagaaaaaagagaggaaggaccGCACACGCGAGGCCATGGCTgaggtggcgacggcgcgtGATATTGTGGCGCAGCATAAACGCTTTGTCGAAGCGGAGAcggcgcaggcacgcaaGCTGAAGGAGATGCATAAACGTGAGCTGCGAGTGGAACATCTGAAGGCACGCTCTAAGCGCGAGGAAAGCGAGCGGCAACGCaccacgcagctgcgcgtgagACAGGAAGAAATTATCACTGAACTAAAGGCGACGcgacgggaggaggaggctgagaTACAGCGGGTACGGGCACTGCTAGAGCGTGATACGGCAGAGAGGGCAAAGGTGGCACCAATTAATGTTCACATTGATGTTCACCGCACCGATGAGGTGAAGCAACAGCGCGCTGGTCTGCCTGTCCTGCGCGAGGAACAGCCGATTATGGAGGCCATCAACGAAACACGTCGCAcatgtgtgttggtgtgcggCGAGACAGGCAGCGGCAAGACCACCCAAATTCCGCAGTTTCTGTGGGAGGCGGGGTACGGCCACCCAGAGAGCCACACCTTCGGGAGGGAGGGCCGCATCCTCGTCACGGAGCCCCGTCGTGTGGCTGCAGTGTCGATGGCGCGGCGTGTGGCCGAAGAGCTTAACGCCCCCTTTGGGGAAGAGGTGTGCTACCACGTTCGGTACGATAACAACCTCTCTGACAAGTGCAAGCTGAAGTTTGCGACGGAGGGTATTGTGCTAAAGGAGATTCAATCTGACTTTCTTCTTCGCAAATACAGCGTGATTGTGATTGATGAAGCGCACGAGCGCAGTATCTCATGCGACATCCTGATTGGGCTGCTTTCTCGCATTGTGCCACTGCGCAATGACCTCTTTGAGGAGGAACTGCGCAAGCATCACGGTGACGTGGACAAGACAAGCATCAAACCGCTCAAGCTTGTCATCATGTCTGCCACCATGCGCGTTACTGACTTCAAGGATAACCGGATGCTTTTTCCCATTGTGCCGCCGCTCATCAACGTCGAGGCTCGCCGATACCCTGTCACGAATCACTTTGCCCGACGCACGGAGCTTAAGGAGTACGTGAACCAGGCCTTCGAGAAGGTGCGCCAGATGCACAAGAAGTTGCCACCAGGCGGCATTTTAGTGTTTCTGTGCACCCAGCAGGAGATCGAGGACTTGTGTGATCGTCTGCGTCGGCACTACGCCACGACAAAGATCGAGTACTGTGACAATGCCTACTCAAAGCATCGACTGCTGACTGGACGGAGCCAGGAGGAGACGGCTGCGGCGTCGAGCGACAACGATGATGATGacgccgccactgcaggggaggcagaggaaaaGGACGAGTACGGCCTTCACACGGCAGACTACGCcctcgacgacgaggacATGACGAGTGGCAATTCGGAGGAGGTCGAAACCGTGCGCGAGGGGCGGTTGCGGCGGCCTCCTCAGCCACGCGATGGAAAGGGCAAGCGCATCCGCGGCGAGTCTGGAGCGCAGCTGGCTGGCAGGGATCCCTGGGGCCGTAGCGGCGAGGAGCGTAGGGCCGCAGCGGAAGGGGTAACAACTTTTCcaggtgaggaggaggaggaggtcaaCGGGGAGTATGACACACTCCATGTCCTCCCGCTTTATGCGCTTCTTGACTTTCAGAAGCAACAAGAGGTTTTTAAGCCACCTCTTAAGGGCACACGCCTCTGCGTTGTCGCCACCAACGTGGCCGAGACGTCCATCACGATCCCAAATATCAAGTACGTGGTGGATGCTGGGCGAGCTAAATCCAAGGTAATCGACGAGGAGACCAAGGCGAGCTGCTTTCGAATTGAGTGGACAAGCCAGGCTTCCGCTGAGCAACGCAGCGGCCGTGCAGGTCGTGTGGGGCCGGGACACTGCTACCGACTCTACAGCACTGCAGTGTACGCAAACTTGATGGCAAGGCACGGCGACCCGGAAGTGCTTCGCACCCCGCTCGATTCCGTCGTCCTTCTTATGAAGCATATTGGGGTCAAGAACGTCGGTGGCTTTCCGTTcccatcaccgccacgggAGTCGGACCTGAAGGCTGCCCTGCAGCACCTTAGCGTTATTGGCGCTCTCGATGCAGCGCACAACTACAACATTACCGAGCTGGGCCGACATCTGGTTGCGTACCCGGTGCCACCAAGATTTGCGCGGGCTCTTTTCGAGGTActgaagcagcagaaggcgcAATCCTCTGAGGTGCAGGACATGGTTGCTGCCATCGTCGCGGTGGCCACGACGACGGCCAATGTTTTCACCGGAGAGGGTAATCAGCTCAAGGCGAAGAAGCTCGACGAGCGCGCCGACACCCCTATGGACCCCCGACAGGCGCACATTCGCTCCTTGGTGAGCCCTGGAAGCGACCTGGTCACGTACCTCAACGCATTCTATGCCTACCGAAGCGATccgtggcgcagctgtggCATGTTCTGCTTAGTTTCAAAAAGTATGCACGACGCAAATCTGCTCTACACCCAGCTTCGCAGTCACATGCGCCAGCACTGCAGGAGTCAGGACGAGCTAGTCGACACGCTGGACGAAAGCGAGGCCACCATACCCGAAAAAGATGAGCAAAAGCTTGGGAGTTGCCACAGTGGTGTGTGCCCTTTGCCGAGGGAgacagagctgctgctgcggcaggtcTTCATTCCAGGGCTCATGGACCAGGTTGCGCGCCGCGCGACAGTGCATGAATGCCGCTCACTCGGTGTGGTGTACAACGACAAGCGAGCTACCAAGACACCATATCTTGTGCTGGGTGTGAACCGCACCATCGCCTACATTCACCCCACCAGCGCCGTGGCGCGCACGTTTCCGCCGCCGGAGTACGTAATATTTGGATTCCTGCAGAAGGTGCACCGCTCCGATACCAAAGAGACACAGGCTATGATGATGGGCGTTACAGTGGTGATGCCAGAGTGGCTGCGCGCCTACGGctttgaggaggaggccgagtag
- a CDS encoding putative serine/threonine phosphatase encodes MRGKTSHHVFSPAKAQSLRFSTDQTSSFLPLITRGCVDSYSSAAAFRNGKRTISLWRKSPPLLLSAALIIVALTVTLSVEARRLVAVGDLHGDYEQSVSVLRLTRLIDNRNHWIGEDAFLVQLGDILDVGPDDLLIVRLLMRLQQEALANGGDVIQLLGNHELRNFRGDYKAVDEASLAASGGAKGRDILLSNVTELGRYLRSRRAIFHYGPFLFMHGGFSTATAGMITSLKKIEQFNSELSKALLNGTISPLARNGLDLTEDEVSDVANPILVRSILNVKCGALSKVLDKKFPGIQAVVVGHVPHDPRDFEDWRLCRGRLIDIDFGMSRWKKGDPGHVAALEIEEGTWHAQLIETSTGSSSVLGRNAPVADAVMVHYLLGFFALIVAVAVGVFLVAYYVPFRSTPALEPLLEANAIHYGTV; translated from the coding sequence ATGAGAGGCAAGACAAGCCACCACGTTTTCTCCCCAGCGAAAGCGCAATCACTCAGATTCAGCACTGATCAaacctcttctttcctccctctcatcACCCGCGGCTGCGTAGATTCGTACTCTTCTGCAGCGGCGTTTAGAAATGGGAAAAGGACGATATCGCTGTGGAGGAAATCGCCGCCTCTGTTGCTGTCCGCGGCGCTCATCATCGTAGCATTGACAGTGACGCTGAGTGTTGAGGCGCGCCGCCTTGTCGCTGTTGGGGACCTCCACGGCGACTACGAGCAGAGCGTCTCCGTCTTGCGTCTTACGCGTCTCATCGACAACCGCAACCACTGGATCGGTGAGGATGCGTTCCTCGTCCAGCTGGGTGACATTCTCGATGTTGGCCCCGATGATCTTCTCATTGTCCGCCTATTAATGAgactgcagcaggaggcTCTAGCCAACGGGGGTGATGTGATTCAGCTGCTGGGCAACCACGAGCTGCGCAACTTCCGAGGCGACTACAAGGCGGTGGACGAGGCGAGCCTTGCTGCTAGTGGTGGAGCGAAGGGCCGTGACATTCTTCTGTCCAATGTGACAGAGCTAGGCAGATACCTGCGTTCTCGCAGGGCGATATTCCACTACGGCCCGTTCCTCTTCATGCACGGAGGCTTCTCCACGGCAACGGCCGGCATGATCACAAGTCTCAAGAAGATCGAACAGTTTAACTCGGAGCTCAGCAAGGCGCTACTGAACGGCACCATCTCACCTCTCGCGCGCAACGGTCTGGACCTGACTGAGGACGAGGTGAGCGACGTCGCCAACCCTATCCTCGTGCGCAGCATCTTGAATGTCAAGTGTGGTGCGCTGAGCAAGGTGCTCGACAAAAAGTTCCCAGGCATCCAGGCTGTCGTAGTGGGGCACGTGCCGCATGACCCACGTGACTTCGAGGACTGGCGGCTCTGTAGGGGCAGGCTTATCGACATCGACTTTGGCATGTCGCGCTGGAAGAAAGGCGACCCAGGGCACGTAGCGGCTTTGGAGATCGAGGAAGGCACGTGGCATGCGCAGCTTATCGAGACGTCCACTGGATCCAGCTCAGTCTTGGGAAGGAACGCACCCGTCGCGGATGCCGTGATGGTCCATTATCTACTGGGTTTCTTCGCACTCATTGTGgccgtcgctgtcggcgTCTTCCTTGTGGCGTACTACGTGCCGTTCCGCTCCACCCCTGCATTGGAGCCGCTACTCGAGGCGAACGCGATTCATTACGGCACGGTGTAG
- a CDS encoding UV excision repair RAD23-like protein has product MKVILKTITGKQHEVDVEATSTILDVKKLLVDEYEPASLRLCFNGAVLEDSKILADAGVKDNDFLVLAGRKRKIPKPASMPSAEPQKTEAAPEFSAPLSATAPPPAMPTSASTTTSTADSAAPAVPAATTAPATAPAPAPAPAPAPAPVAPTPPAGSAIPVASAASIYGVAPNLIDEVAAMGFEDRNQIALALRAAFMNVDRAVEYLFDGIPPHLVEELTSHGLPAAPAEAPRASNPSASSATAAVPVSTSLASAATLSTAASEMRDALSRIPQFDEIRTLYNQNTDTLPVVMQQIALRHPAVYEQIERNPEVFLSIMGEAGQPGTSNAPPGSVASPTAEAVVGDTEEGSFMNELQAGVELTAEDRMAVQQLVELGGGMWDEQSAVLVYLATQRNQEVAASVLFEHGGVPAELLAEIATQIADEEAEDYEDEQ; this is encoded by the coding sequence ATGAAAGTAATTCTCAAGACAATTACTGGAAAGCAGCACGAGGTGGATGTGGAGGCGACCTCGACGATTCTCGATGTGAAGAAGCTGCTGGTGGACGAATACGAgccggcgtcgctgcggctgtgttTCAACGGTGCCGTGCTGGAGGACAGCAAGATTCTGGCAGATGCTGGAGTTAAAGACAACGACTTTCTTGTGCTCGCCGGCCGCAAACGAAAGATCCCGAAACCGGCGAGCATGCCATCGGCGGAGCCGCAAAAGACGGAGGCGGCGCCTGAGTTTAGCGCACCTCTATCTGCtactgcaccaccgccggcgaTGCCCACGTCTGCTTCCACCACGACGTCCACCGCCGACTCAGCTGCCCCCGCTGTTCCTGCTGCCACTACAGCTCCAGCTACAGCTCCAGCCCctgctccagctccagctccagctcctgctcctGTCGCTCCTACGCCCCCCGCTGGCTCTGCTATTCCTGTtgcctccgcagcaagcaTCTATGGTGTGGCCCCCAACCTGATCGACGAGGTGGCGGCAATGGGCTTCGAGGACCGCAATCAAATTGCCTTGGCGCTACGCGCCGCCTTCATGAATGTCGATCGCGCCGTGGAGTACCTCTTTGACGGCATTCCTCCTCACCTTGTGGAGGAGCTCACGTCCCACGGTCTTCCTGCCGCACCCGCCGAGGCCCCAAGAGCATCGAATCCGTCTGCATCTTCTGCAACCGCGGCTGTACCCGTGTCAACTTCTCTTGCTTCCGCAGCTACGCTATCCACCGCCGCGTCGGAGATGCGCGACGCCCTCTCGCGCATCCCACAGTTTGACGAAATCCGTACCCTGTACAACCAAAACACGGACACGCTGCCAGTGGTGATGCAGCAGAttgcgctgcggcacccggCCGTGTACGAGCAGATCGAGCGCAATCCGGAGGTGTTCCTCTCCATCATGGGCGAGGCAGGGCAGCCAGGGACTTCGAATGCTCCACCCGGGTCCGTCGCGTCGCCGACGGCAGAGGCTGTCGTGGGTGACACGGAAGAGGGCAGCTTCATGAACGAACTGCAGGCTGGAGTCGAGCTGACTGCCGAGGATCGCATGGCGGTTCAGCAGCTCGTTGAGTTAGGAGGTGGCATGTGGGACGAGCAGAGCGCTGTGCTAGTCTACCTTGCTACCCAGCGCAATCAAGAGGTAGCGGCGAGTGTGTTGTTTGAGCACGGTGGTGTTCCGGCAGAGTTGTTGGCGGAGATTGCCACCCAAATagccgacgaggaggcggaggactACGAGGATGAGCAGTGa